A genomic segment from Sphingomonas astaxanthinifaciens DSM 22298 encodes:
- a CDS encoding VOC family protein: MTRVHLGSVTYLCRDYDEAIAWFASALGWEVTADQAMGGTKRWVVISPPGGGTGLRLARADSDEQRAAVGKSAGGMVGFIAFTEDFAAAAARMRAAGVVFLEAPRDESYGIVAVFEDLHGNRWDLIEPR, from the coding sequence ATGACGCGCGTGCATCTCGGGTCGGTGACCTACCTCTGCCGCGACTATGACGAGGCGATCGCCTGGTTCGCCAGTGCACTCGGCTGGGAGGTGACCGCCGACCAGGCGATGGGCGGGACCAAGCGCTGGGTCGTGATAAGCCCGCCGGGCGGCGGCACGGGCCTGAGGCTCGCACGCGCCGACAGCGACGAGCAGCGCGCCGCGGTGGGCAAGTCCGCCGGAGGCATGGTCGGGTTCATCGCCTTCACCGAGGATTTCGCCGCCGCCGCGGCAAGGATGCGCGCGGCCGGGGTCGTCTTTCTCGAGGCGCCGCGCGACGAGTCCTATGGCATTGTCGCGGTGTTCGAGGACCTTCACGGCAACCGCTGGGACCTGATCGAGCCACGATGA
- a CDS encoding RidA family protein has protein sequence MTRQRTHGTSPYEAAYGFSRAIRAGDRILVSGTAPVEADGSSTPGDAAAQARRCFAIILKAIEELGGSAADVVRTRMFIVDSTDADAIGAVHGEVFAEVRPAATMVVVTALLRDEWRVEIEAEALVHDA, from the coding sequence ATGACCCGCCAACGCACCCACGGCACCTCGCCCTATGAAGCGGCCTATGGCTTCTCCCGCGCGATCCGGGCCGGGGACCGGATCCTGGTCTCGGGCACGGCGCCGGTCGAGGCGGACGGATCCTCGACCCCCGGCGATGCCGCGGCGCAGGCCCGGCGCTGCTTCGCCATCATCCTCAAGGCGATCGAGGAGCTAGGCGGCTCGGCAGCGGACGTCGTGCGGACGCGGATGTTCATCGTCGATTCCACCGATGCCGACGCGATCGGCGCGGTTCATGGCGAGGTTTTCGCCGAGGTCCGTCCGGCCGCGACCATGGTGGTCGTAACGGCCCTGCTGCGCGACGAGTGGCGGGTCGAAATCGAAGCGGAGGCGTTGGTCCATGATGCGTAA